The following coding sequences are from one Hippopotamus amphibius kiboko isolate mHipAmp2 chromosome 9, mHipAmp2.hap2, whole genome shotgun sequence window:
- the DAGLB gene encoding diacylglycerol lipase-beta isoform X4: MPGMVLFGRRWAIASDDLVFPGIFELFVRVLWWIGILTLYLMHREKLDCAGGALLSSYLIVLLLLLALIICTVSTIVCVSMKGTICNPGPRKSMSKLLYVRLALFLPEMVWASLGAAWIADGVRCDRTVGNGIIATVVVSWIIVVSTVVAIFIVFDPLGGSTAPCPAVGPHHLDSHESSQFLDGLRTAATSVWETRIKFLCCCVGTDDHTRVAFSSTAELFSTYFSDTDLVPSDIAAGLALLHQQQDSIRSSQEPDQVVSRPPGPSQEADLDAELENCHHYMQFAAAAYGWPLYVYRNPFTGLCRIGGDCCRSQTTDYDLVGGDQLNCHFGSILQTTGLQYRDFIHVSFHDKGISQAARYVYRRLINDGILSQAFSIAPEYRLVIVGHSLGAGAAALLAIMLRNPYPQVRCYAFSPPRGLLSKSLYEYSKTFIVSLVLGKDVIPRLSVTNLEDLKRRILRVIAHCNKPKYKILLHGCWYELFGGSPEDLPTELDGGDLTQPLLGEQSLLAHGSPAYSFSSDSPLESPTRYPPLYPPGRIIHLEEEGTSGRFSCYPAARYSVRWSHESEFSRILIGPKMLTDHMPDILMRALDRVVSDRATCISCPAQGGSGVDVA, encoded by the exons ATGCCGGGGATGGTGCTGTTCGGCCGGCGCTGGGCCATCGCCAGCGACGACCTGGTCTTCCCGGGGATCTTCGAGCTGTTCGTGAGAGTGCTGTG GTGGATCGGCATCCTGACGCTCTATCTCATGCACAGAGAGAAGCTGGACTGTGCAGGTGGTGCCCTGCTCAGCAGCTACCTCATCGTCCTCCTGCTTCTCCTGGCCCTTATCATATGCACCGTGTCCACCATCGTGTGTGTCAGCATGAAAG GGACCATTTGTAATCCTGGACCACGGAAATCTATGTCCAAGCTGCTGTACGTGCGTCTGGCCCTCTTCCTGCCGGAGATGGTCTGGGCGTCCCTGGGGGCCGCCTGGATAGCAGACGGTGTTCGGTGTGACAGGACTGTGGGGAATGGCATCATTGCAACCGTCGTGGTCAG CTGGATCATCGTCGTCTCCACCGTGGTCGCCATCTTCATCGTCTTTGACCCACTGGGGGGGAGCACAGCCCCGTGCCCCGCTGTGGGCCCCCATCACCTGGACAGTCATGAGTCCAGCCAGTTCCTCGACGGCCTCAGGACGGCAGCTACAAGCGTGTGGGAAACGAGAATCAAGTTCCTGTGCTGCTGTGTTGGCACAGACGACCATACTCGAGTTGCTTTTTCGAGTACGGCAGAGCTTTTCTCAACCTACTTTTCA GACACAGACCTGGTGCCCAGTGACATCGCGGCAGGCCTTGCGCTTCTGCATCAGCAACAGGACAGCATCAGGAGCAGCCAGGAGCCCGACCAGGTGGTCAGCCGTCCCCCAGGGCCCTCCCAG GAAGCTGATCTGGATGCAGAATTAGAGAACTGCCACCACTACATGCAGTTTGCGGCAGCTGCCTACGGATGGCCTCTCTACGTTTACAGAAACCCTTTCACGGGGCTGTGCAGGATTGGTGGCGACTG TTGCAGAAGCCAGACGACCGATTATGACTTGGTTGGAGGCGATCAGCTCAACTGTCACTTTGGCTCCATCCTGCAGACGACGGGGCTGCAGTACCGCGATTTCATTCACGTCAGCTTTCACGACAAG GGGATTTCTCAAGCTGCCAGATACGTTTACCGACGACTCATCAACGACGGGATTTTGAGCCAAGCCTTCAGCATTGCACCT GAATACCGGCTGGTCATCGTGGGGCACAGCCTGGGGGCAGGCGCCGCGGCCCTCTTGGCCATCATGCTCAGAAACCCATATCCACAGGTCAGGTGCTACGCCTTCTCCCCACCCAGGGGGCTGCTCAG caaaTCCCTTTATGAATACTCTAAGACCTTCATTGTGTCCCTTGTCCTGGGCAAGGATGTGATTCCCAG GTTAAGTGTGACCAACTTGGAAGATTTGAAGAGGAGAATCTTGCGAGTGATTGCTCACTGCAACAAGCCCAAG TACAAGATCCTGCTACACGGGTGCTGGTACGAGCTGTTTGGAGGGAGCCCCGAGGACCTGCCAACGGAGCTGGACGGGGGCGACCTGACACAGCCTCTCCTCGGGGAGCAGAGCCTGCTGGCACACGGGTCCCCAGCCTACAGCTTCTCCAGTGACTCCCCGCTCGAGTCCCCCACCAGGTACCCGCCTCTCTACCCTCCCGGCAGGATCATCCACCTGGAGGAAGAGGGCACTTCGGGGAG gttttCCTGCTATCCTGCTGCTCGGTATAGCGTGAGATGGTCACATGAATCGGAATTCAGCAGAATACTCATCGGCCCAAAGATGCTAACAGACCACATGCCAGACATCCTGATGAGAGCCCTGGACAGAGTGGTGTCTGACAGGGCCACCTGCATTTCCTGTCCGGCCCAGGGAGGCTCTGGTGTTGACGTGGCATAA
- the DAGLB gene encoding diacylglycerol lipase-beta isoform X2: MPGMVLFGRRWAIASDDLVFPGIFELFVRVLWWIGILTLYLMHREKLDCAGGALLSSYLIVLLLLLALIICTVSTIVCVSMKGTICNPGPRKSMSKLLYVRLALFLPEMVWASLGAAWIADGVRCDRTVGNGIIATVVVSWIIVVSTVVAIFIVFDPLGGSTAPCPAVGPHHLDSHESSQFLDGLRTAATSVWETRIKFLCCCVGTDDHTRVAFSSTAELFSTYFSDTDLVPSDIAAGLALLHQQQDSIRSSQEPDQVVSRPPGPSQEADLDAELENCHHYMQFAAAAYGWPLYVYRNPFTGLCRIGGDCCRSQTTDYDLVGGDQLNCHFGSILQTTGLQYRDFIHVSFHDKVYELPFLVALDHKKESVVVAVRGTMSLQDILTDLSAESEPLNLECEVQDCWAHKGISQAARYVYRRLINDGILSQAFSIAPEYRLVIVGHSLGAGAAALLAIMLRNPYPQVRCYAFSPPRGLLSKSLYEYSKTFIVSLVLGKDVIPRLSVTNLEDLKRRILRVIAHCNKPKYKILLHGCWYELFGGSPEDLPTELDGGDLTQPLLGEQSLLAHGSPAYSFSSDSPLESPTRFSCYPAARYSVRWSHESEFSRILIGPKMLTDHMPDILMRALDRVVSDRATCISCPAQGGSGVDVA, translated from the exons ATGCCGGGGATGGTGCTGTTCGGCCGGCGCTGGGCCATCGCCAGCGACGACCTGGTCTTCCCGGGGATCTTCGAGCTGTTCGTGAGAGTGCTGTG GTGGATCGGCATCCTGACGCTCTATCTCATGCACAGAGAGAAGCTGGACTGTGCAGGTGGTGCCCTGCTCAGCAGCTACCTCATCGTCCTCCTGCTTCTCCTGGCCCTTATCATATGCACCGTGTCCACCATCGTGTGTGTCAGCATGAAAG GGACCATTTGTAATCCTGGACCACGGAAATCTATGTCCAAGCTGCTGTACGTGCGTCTGGCCCTCTTCCTGCCGGAGATGGTCTGGGCGTCCCTGGGGGCCGCCTGGATAGCAGACGGTGTTCGGTGTGACAGGACTGTGGGGAATGGCATCATTGCAACCGTCGTGGTCAG CTGGATCATCGTCGTCTCCACCGTGGTCGCCATCTTCATCGTCTTTGACCCACTGGGGGGGAGCACAGCCCCGTGCCCCGCTGTGGGCCCCCATCACCTGGACAGTCATGAGTCCAGCCAGTTCCTCGACGGCCTCAGGACGGCAGCTACAAGCGTGTGGGAAACGAGAATCAAGTTCCTGTGCTGCTGTGTTGGCACAGACGACCATACTCGAGTTGCTTTTTCGAGTACGGCAGAGCTTTTCTCAACCTACTTTTCA GACACAGACCTGGTGCCCAGTGACATCGCGGCAGGCCTTGCGCTTCTGCATCAGCAACAGGACAGCATCAGGAGCAGCCAGGAGCCCGACCAGGTGGTCAGCCGTCCCCCAGGGCCCTCCCAG GAAGCTGATCTGGATGCAGAATTAGAGAACTGCCACCACTACATGCAGTTTGCGGCAGCTGCCTACGGATGGCCTCTCTACGTTTACAGAAACCCTTTCACGGGGCTGTGCAGGATTGGTGGCGACTG TTGCAGAAGCCAGACGACCGATTATGACTTGGTTGGAGGCGATCAGCTCAACTGTCACTTTGGCTCCATCCTGCAGACGACGGGGCTGCAGTACCGCGATTTCATTCACGTCAGCTTTCACGACAAG GTGTATGAGCTTCCCTTCTTAGTGGCTCTGGACCACAAGAAGGAGTCGGTGGTGGTGGCTGTGAGAGGAACCATGTCTCTGCAG GACATCCTTACGGACCTGTCAGCAGAGAGCGAGCCCCTCAACCTTGAGTGTGAGGTGCAGGACTGCTGGGCACACAAG GGGATTTCTCAAGCTGCCAGATACGTTTACCGACGACTCATCAACGACGGGATTTTGAGCCAAGCCTTCAGCATTGCACCT GAATACCGGCTGGTCATCGTGGGGCACAGCCTGGGGGCAGGCGCCGCGGCCCTCTTGGCCATCATGCTCAGAAACCCATATCCACAGGTCAGGTGCTACGCCTTCTCCCCACCCAGGGGGCTGCTCAG caaaTCCCTTTATGAATACTCTAAGACCTTCATTGTGTCCCTTGTCCTGGGCAAGGATGTGATTCCCAG GTTAAGTGTGACCAACTTGGAAGATTTGAAGAGGAGAATCTTGCGAGTGATTGCTCACTGCAACAAGCCCAAG TACAAGATCCTGCTACACGGGTGCTGGTACGAGCTGTTTGGAGGGAGCCCCGAGGACCTGCCAACGGAGCTGGACGGGGGCGACCTGACACAGCCTCTCCTCGGGGAGCAGAGCCTGCTGGCACACGGGTCCCCAGCCTACAGCTTCTCCAGTGACTCCCCGCTCGAGTCCCCCACCAG gttttCCTGCTATCCTGCTGCTCGGTATAGCGTGAGATGGTCACATGAATCGGAATTCAGCAGAATACTCATCGGCCCAAAGATGCTAACAGACCACATGCCAGACATCCTGATGAGAGCCCTGGACAGAGTGGTGTCTGACAGGGCCACCTGCATTTCCTGTCCGGCCCAGGGAGGCTCTGGTGTTGACGTGGCATAA
- the DAGLB gene encoding diacylglycerol lipase-beta isoform X7 — translation MPGMVLFGRRWAIASDDLVFPGIFELFVRVLWWIGILTLYLMHREKLDCAGGALLSSYLIVLLLLLALIICTVSTIVCVSMKGTICNPGPRKSMSKLLYVRLALFLPEMVWASLGAAWIADGVRCDRTVGNGIIATVVVRTQTWCPVTSRQALRFCISNRTASGAARSPTRWSAVPQGPPSCRSQTTDYDLVGGDQLNCHFGSILQTTGLQYRDFIHVSFHDKVYELPFLVALDHKKESVVVAVRGTMSLQDILTDLSAESEPLNLECEVQDCWAHKGISQAARYVYRRLINDGILSQAFSIAPEYRLVIVGHSLGAGAAALLAIMLRNPYPQVRCYAFSPPRGLLSKSLYEYSKTFIVSLVLGKDVIPRLSVTNLEDLKRRILRVIAHCNKPKYKILLHGCWYELFGGSPEDLPTELDGGDLTQPLLGEQSLLAHGSPAYSFSSDSPLESPTRYPPLYPPGRIIHLEEEGTSGRFSCYPAARYSVRWSHESEFSRILIGPKMLTDHMPDILMRALDRVVSDRATCISCPAQGGSGVDVA, via the exons ATGCCGGGGATGGTGCTGTTCGGCCGGCGCTGGGCCATCGCCAGCGACGACCTGGTCTTCCCGGGGATCTTCGAGCTGTTCGTGAGAGTGCTGTG GTGGATCGGCATCCTGACGCTCTATCTCATGCACAGAGAGAAGCTGGACTGTGCAGGTGGTGCCCTGCTCAGCAGCTACCTCATCGTCCTCCTGCTTCTCCTGGCCCTTATCATATGCACCGTGTCCACCATCGTGTGTGTCAGCATGAAAG GGACCATTTGTAATCCTGGACCACGGAAATCTATGTCCAAGCTGCTGTACGTGCGTCTGGCCCTCTTCCTGCCGGAGATGGTCTGGGCGTCCCTGGGGGCCGCCTGGATAGCAGACGGTGTTCGGTGTGACAGGACTGTGGGGAATGGCATCATTGCAACCGTCGTGGTCAG GACACAGACCTGGTGCCCAGTGACATCGCGGCAGGCCTTGCGCTTCTGCATCAGCAACAGGACAGCATCAGGAGCAGCCAGGAGCCCGACCAGGTGGTCAGCCGTCCCCCAGGGCCCTCCCAG TTGCAGAAGCCAGACGACCGATTATGACTTGGTTGGAGGCGATCAGCTCAACTGTCACTTTGGCTCCATCCTGCAGACGACGGGGCTGCAGTACCGCGATTTCATTCACGTCAGCTTTCACGACAAG GTGTATGAGCTTCCCTTCTTAGTGGCTCTGGACCACAAGAAGGAGTCGGTGGTGGTGGCTGTGAGAGGAACCATGTCTCTGCAG GACATCCTTACGGACCTGTCAGCAGAGAGCGAGCCCCTCAACCTTGAGTGTGAGGTGCAGGACTGCTGGGCACACAAG GGGATTTCTCAAGCTGCCAGATACGTTTACCGACGACTCATCAACGACGGGATTTTGAGCCAAGCCTTCAGCATTGCACCT GAATACCGGCTGGTCATCGTGGGGCACAGCCTGGGGGCAGGCGCCGCGGCCCTCTTGGCCATCATGCTCAGAAACCCATATCCACAGGTCAGGTGCTACGCCTTCTCCCCACCCAGGGGGCTGCTCAG caaaTCCCTTTATGAATACTCTAAGACCTTCATTGTGTCCCTTGTCCTGGGCAAGGATGTGATTCCCAG GTTAAGTGTGACCAACTTGGAAGATTTGAAGAGGAGAATCTTGCGAGTGATTGCTCACTGCAACAAGCCCAAG TACAAGATCCTGCTACACGGGTGCTGGTACGAGCTGTTTGGAGGGAGCCCCGAGGACCTGCCAACGGAGCTGGACGGGGGCGACCTGACACAGCCTCTCCTCGGGGAGCAGAGCCTGCTGGCACACGGGTCCCCAGCCTACAGCTTCTCCAGTGACTCCCCGCTCGAGTCCCCCACCAGGTACCCGCCTCTCTACCCTCCCGGCAGGATCATCCACCTGGAGGAAGAGGGCACTTCGGGGAG gttttCCTGCTATCCTGCTGCTCGGTATAGCGTGAGATGGTCACATGAATCGGAATTCAGCAGAATACTCATCGGCCCAAAGATGCTAACAGACCACATGCCAGACATCCTGATGAGAGCCCTGGACAGAGTGGTGTCTGACAGGGCCACCTGCATTTCCTGTCCGGCCCAGGGAGGCTCTGGTGTTGACGTGGCATAA
- the DAGLB gene encoding diacylglycerol lipase-beta isoform X5 — protein MKGTICNPGPRKSMSKLLYVRLALFLPEMVWASLGAAWIADGVRCDRTVGNGIIATVVVSWIIVVSTVVAIFIVFDPLGGSTAPCPAVGPHHLDSHESSQFLDGLRTAATSVWETRIKFLCCCVGTDDHTRVAFSSTAELFSTYFSDTDLVPSDIAAGLALLHQQQDSIRSSQEPDQVVSRPPGPSQEADLDAELENCHHYMQFAAAAYGWPLYVYRNPFTGLCRIGGDCCRSQTTDYDLVGGDQLNCHFGSILQTTGLQYRDFIHVSFHDKVYELPFLVALDHKKESVVVAVRGTMSLQDILTDLSAESEPLNLECEVQDCWAHKGISQAARYVYRRLINDGILSQAFSIAPEYRLVIVGHSLGAGAAALLAIMLRNPYPQVRCYAFSPPRGLLSKSLYEYSKTFIVSLVLGKDVIPRLSVTNLEDLKRRILRVIAHCNKPKYKILLHGCWYELFGGSPEDLPTELDGGDLTQPLLGEQSLLAHGSPAYSFSSDSPLESPTRYPPLYPPGRIIHLEEEGTSGRFSCYPAARYSVRWSHESEFSRILIGPKMLTDHMPDILMRALDRVVSDRATCISCPAQGGSGVDVA, from the exons ATGAAAG GGACCATTTGTAATCCTGGACCACGGAAATCTATGTCCAAGCTGCTGTACGTGCGTCTGGCCCTCTTCCTGCCGGAGATGGTCTGGGCGTCCCTGGGGGCCGCCTGGATAGCAGACGGTGTTCGGTGTGACAGGACTGTGGGGAATGGCATCATTGCAACCGTCGTGGTCAG CTGGATCATCGTCGTCTCCACCGTGGTCGCCATCTTCATCGTCTTTGACCCACTGGGGGGGAGCACAGCCCCGTGCCCCGCTGTGGGCCCCCATCACCTGGACAGTCATGAGTCCAGCCAGTTCCTCGACGGCCTCAGGACGGCAGCTACAAGCGTGTGGGAAACGAGAATCAAGTTCCTGTGCTGCTGTGTTGGCACAGACGACCATACTCGAGTTGCTTTTTCGAGTACGGCAGAGCTTTTCTCAACCTACTTTTCA GACACAGACCTGGTGCCCAGTGACATCGCGGCAGGCCTTGCGCTTCTGCATCAGCAACAGGACAGCATCAGGAGCAGCCAGGAGCCCGACCAGGTGGTCAGCCGTCCCCCAGGGCCCTCCCAG GAAGCTGATCTGGATGCAGAATTAGAGAACTGCCACCACTACATGCAGTTTGCGGCAGCTGCCTACGGATGGCCTCTCTACGTTTACAGAAACCCTTTCACGGGGCTGTGCAGGATTGGTGGCGACTG TTGCAGAAGCCAGACGACCGATTATGACTTGGTTGGAGGCGATCAGCTCAACTGTCACTTTGGCTCCATCCTGCAGACGACGGGGCTGCAGTACCGCGATTTCATTCACGTCAGCTTTCACGACAAG GTGTATGAGCTTCCCTTCTTAGTGGCTCTGGACCACAAGAAGGAGTCGGTGGTGGTGGCTGTGAGAGGAACCATGTCTCTGCAG GACATCCTTACGGACCTGTCAGCAGAGAGCGAGCCCCTCAACCTTGAGTGTGAGGTGCAGGACTGCTGGGCACACAAG GGGATTTCTCAAGCTGCCAGATACGTTTACCGACGACTCATCAACGACGGGATTTTGAGCCAAGCCTTCAGCATTGCACCT GAATACCGGCTGGTCATCGTGGGGCACAGCCTGGGGGCAGGCGCCGCGGCCCTCTTGGCCATCATGCTCAGAAACCCATATCCACAGGTCAGGTGCTACGCCTTCTCCCCACCCAGGGGGCTGCTCAG caaaTCCCTTTATGAATACTCTAAGACCTTCATTGTGTCCCTTGTCCTGGGCAAGGATGTGATTCCCAG GTTAAGTGTGACCAACTTGGAAGATTTGAAGAGGAGAATCTTGCGAGTGATTGCTCACTGCAACAAGCCCAAG TACAAGATCCTGCTACACGGGTGCTGGTACGAGCTGTTTGGAGGGAGCCCCGAGGACCTGCCAACGGAGCTGGACGGGGGCGACCTGACACAGCCTCTCCTCGGGGAGCAGAGCCTGCTGGCACACGGGTCCCCAGCCTACAGCTTCTCCAGTGACTCCCCGCTCGAGTCCCCCACCAGGTACCCGCCTCTCTACCCTCCCGGCAGGATCATCCACCTGGAGGAAGAGGGCACTTCGGGGAG gttttCCTGCTATCCTGCTGCTCGGTATAGCGTGAGATGGTCACATGAATCGGAATTCAGCAGAATACTCATCGGCCCAAAGATGCTAACAGACCACATGCCAGACATCCTGATGAGAGCCCTGGACAGAGTGGTGTCTGACAGGGCCACCTGCATTTCCTGTCCGGCCCAGGGAGGCTCTGGTGTTGACGTGGCATAA
- the DAGLB gene encoding diacylglycerol lipase-beta isoform X1 — MPGMVLFGRRWAIASDDLVFPGIFELFVRVLWWIGILTLYLMHREKLDCAGGALLSSYLIVLLLLLALIICTVSTIVCVSMKGTICNPGPRKSMSKLLYVRLALFLPEMVWASLGAAWIADGVRCDRTVGNGIIATVVVSWIIVVSTVVAIFIVFDPLGGSTAPCPAVGPHHLDSHESSQFLDGLRTAATSVWETRIKFLCCCVGTDDHTRVAFSSTAELFSTYFSDTDLVPSDIAAGLALLHQQQDSIRSSQEPDQVVSRPPGPSQEADLDAELENCHHYMQFAAAAYGWPLYVYRNPFTGLCRIGGDCCRSQTTDYDLVGGDQLNCHFGSILQTTGLQYRDFIHVSFHDKVYELPFLVALDHKKESVVVAVRGTMSLQDILTDLSAESEPLNLECEVQDCWAHKGISQAARYVYRRLINDGILSQAFSIAPEYRLVIVGHSLGAGAAALLAIMLRNPYPQVRCYAFSPPRGLLSKSLYEYSKTFIVSLVLGKDVIPRLSVTNLEDLKRRILRVIAHCNKPKYKILLHGCWYELFGGSPEDLPTELDGGDLTQPLLGEQSLLAHGSPAYSFSSDSPLESPTRYPPLYPPGRIIHLEEEGTSGRFSCYPAARYSVRWSHESEFSRILIGPKMLTDHMPDILMRALDRVVSDRATCISCPAQGGSGVDVA, encoded by the exons ATGCCGGGGATGGTGCTGTTCGGCCGGCGCTGGGCCATCGCCAGCGACGACCTGGTCTTCCCGGGGATCTTCGAGCTGTTCGTGAGAGTGCTGTG GTGGATCGGCATCCTGACGCTCTATCTCATGCACAGAGAGAAGCTGGACTGTGCAGGTGGTGCCCTGCTCAGCAGCTACCTCATCGTCCTCCTGCTTCTCCTGGCCCTTATCATATGCACCGTGTCCACCATCGTGTGTGTCAGCATGAAAG GGACCATTTGTAATCCTGGACCACGGAAATCTATGTCCAAGCTGCTGTACGTGCGTCTGGCCCTCTTCCTGCCGGAGATGGTCTGGGCGTCCCTGGGGGCCGCCTGGATAGCAGACGGTGTTCGGTGTGACAGGACTGTGGGGAATGGCATCATTGCAACCGTCGTGGTCAG CTGGATCATCGTCGTCTCCACCGTGGTCGCCATCTTCATCGTCTTTGACCCACTGGGGGGGAGCACAGCCCCGTGCCCCGCTGTGGGCCCCCATCACCTGGACAGTCATGAGTCCAGCCAGTTCCTCGACGGCCTCAGGACGGCAGCTACAAGCGTGTGGGAAACGAGAATCAAGTTCCTGTGCTGCTGTGTTGGCACAGACGACCATACTCGAGTTGCTTTTTCGAGTACGGCAGAGCTTTTCTCAACCTACTTTTCA GACACAGACCTGGTGCCCAGTGACATCGCGGCAGGCCTTGCGCTTCTGCATCAGCAACAGGACAGCATCAGGAGCAGCCAGGAGCCCGACCAGGTGGTCAGCCGTCCCCCAGGGCCCTCCCAG GAAGCTGATCTGGATGCAGAATTAGAGAACTGCCACCACTACATGCAGTTTGCGGCAGCTGCCTACGGATGGCCTCTCTACGTTTACAGAAACCCTTTCACGGGGCTGTGCAGGATTGGTGGCGACTG TTGCAGAAGCCAGACGACCGATTATGACTTGGTTGGAGGCGATCAGCTCAACTGTCACTTTGGCTCCATCCTGCAGACGACGGGGCTGCAGTACCGCGATTTCATTCACGTCAGCTTTCACGACAAG GTGTATGAGCTTCCCTTCTTAGTGGCTCTGGACCACAAGAAGGAGTCGGTGGTGGTGGCTGTGAGAGGAACCATGTCTCTGCAG GACATCCTTACGGACCTGTCAGCAGAGAGCGAGCCCCTCAACCTTGAGTGTGAGGTGCAGGACTGCTGGGCACACAAG GGGATTTCTCAAGCTGCCAGATACGTTTACCGACGACTCATCAACGACGGGATTTTGAGCCAAGCCTTCAGCATTGCACCT GAATACCGGCTGGTCATCGTGGGGCACAGCCTGGGGGCAGGCGCCGCGGCCCTCTTGGCCATCATGCTCAGAAACCCATATCCACAGGTCAGGTGCTACGCCTTCTCCCCACCCAGGGGGCTGCTCAG caaaTCCCTTTATGAATACTCTAAGACCTTCATTGTGTCCCTTGTCCTGGGCAAGGATGTGATTCCCAG GTTAAGTGTGACCAACTTGGAAGATTTGAAGAGGAGAATCTTGCGAGTGATTGCTCACTGCAACAAGCCCAAG TACAAGATCCTGCTACACGGGTGCTGGTACGAGCTGTTTGGAGGGAGCCCCGAGGACCTGCCAACGGAGCTGGACGGGGGCGACCTGACACAGCCTCTCCTCGGGGAGCAGAGCCTGCTGGCACACGGGTCCCCAGCCTACAGCTTCTCCAGTGACTCCCCGCTCGAGTCCCCCACCAGGTACCCGCCTCTCTACCCTCCCGGCAGGATCATCCACCTGGAGGAAGAGGGCACTTCGGGGAG gttttCCTGCTATCCTGCTGCTCGGTATAGCGTGAGATGGTCACATGAATCGGAATTCAGCAGAATACTCATCGGCCCAAAGATGCTAACAGACCACATGCCAGACATCCTGATGAGAGCCCTGGACAGAGTGGTGTCTGACAGGGCCACCTGCATTTCCTGTCCGGCCCAGGGAGGCTCTGGTGTTGACGTGGCATAA